One region of Danio rerio strain Tuebingen ecotype United States chromosome 5, GRCz12tu, whole genome shotgun sequence genomic DNA includes:
- the psat1 gene encoding phosphoserine aminotransferase isoform X1, whose translation MSSNFLSRPVDVSKFGLIFAGAQKNVGCAGVTVVIVREDLIGKALKECPIILDYQVQAGNNSLYNTPPCFSIYIMGLVLEWIRNNGGADAMERLNKQKSALVYDIINRSNGFYSCPVDAACRSRMNIPFRIGKKEGDESLEKSFLDGASKLGMISLKGHRSVGGIRASLYNAVTVEDVKILAAYMEDFLRNHQ comes from the exons ATGTCCTCCAACTTCCTCTCCAGACCAGTGGACGTGTCAAAG TTTGGTCTGATATTTGCAGGCGCGCAGAAGAATGTGGGCTGCGCGGGTGTGACGGTTGTCATTGTCAGGGAGGATCTGATTGGCAAGGCTTTAAAGGAATGCCCAATTATTCTGGACTATCAGGTGCAGGCTGGCAATAACTCGCTCTACAACACGCCTCCATGCTTCAG TATTTACATCATGGGTTTGGTTCTAGAGTGGATCAGGAACAATGGCGGTGCAGATGCCATGGAGCGActaaacaaacagaaatcagCCCTCGTCTATGACATCATCAACCGCTCCAACGGATTCTACTC ATGTCCAGTTGATGCGGCGTGTCGAAGCCGCATGAATATTCCCTTCCGCATTGGAAAGAAGGAAGGAGATGAAAGTCTTGAGAAGTCATTCCTGGACGGGGCATCCAAACTGGGCATGATCTCTCTGAAAGGACACAG GTCAGTCGGCGGCATTCGTGCGTCTTTGTACAATGCAGTGACTGTTGAAGATGTGAAGATTCTTGCTGCTTACATGGAAGATTTCCTCAGGAATCACCAGTAA